The DNA window GGGATTTAAGAAGTGATAAATGTCTGGGTTGGGATGGGGTGCTTGGGAAGCAAGTGGAAGTGTATGGAGAAAGTCACAGAAAATAAAGTGAATGTGATTTGCTTTTACATTCAGGTGAAAATAATGAATGAGAGAAGTAGACATTTACATTGTTACTATCAGAGCAAGGGCAAGGGTAACATGGAAAATGGTATAATATTGTAAGTTGTTTCTTAATGAGGACTAggtaataaatggtgctggggtcCCAAGGAGAAACCTTCATAAGGATACTTTGGTGGGGCCCAGTAAGGAAAATGTCAGTCTCCTTGTTCTTAAtactcagggtttttttgttttgttttgttttgttttgtttccgaAACTAGTTTACAGACCTAGTGCTCATGTTGTCTTCTCATATGCAGGATGAGCGGTGGGCATACTCAGTGATGCTATGTACCTGCAGGTATATACAGTGGGCCCAGATTATGCCCATGCTGAAGCCAGAAAATCTCCAGCTCTCGATGGGAAGGTCGAACGAGACAGTGAAGGGAAAGAGATTCGATATCCAGTCATGCTGACTGCCATGGAAAAGCTGGTGGCCAGGAAAGTCTGTGTAGCATTTAAGGTAGTGAAAGGCCTTTGGGGGATGGTGCTGTGGAGTgagggaaagggacaggagcAGGGGTCTGGAAGAAAGAGTGGCTCTCTTGTTTTCATCTTGCTTCTTTCCACTGCAGCAAACAGTTTGTGGTTTTGACCTTCTTCGTGCCAATGGTCACTCCTTTGTGTGTGATGTCAATGGCTTCAGTTTTGTCAAGAATTCGATGAAATACTATGATGACTGTGCCAAGATCCTGGGGTAAGGACACAGTGGTCTGGACTGGGGAGAATGGgcttagagaagagagaaagctttttgccttattttaaatattataaaaaggattaaaaaatgaaaaaaggaaaataaaaaaagggctTCTTAGCCCTTTTGCCTTCCTAACACTGTACTCCCCAGTTACAACTGTTAGCAGTTTTACATATATGTCTTTTTCTACCATGTATAAACAAACTATTTATAGTACTAAATGTGATCATACTGTAATACTGttttaaaacttgattttaaagtaaatttaccatgtaatatttaaaaatgtatgaggaggggtacctgggtggctttgtccgTTAAatgtccagttcttgattttcgctcaggtcatgatctcaaggtttatgagatcaaggaccacattgggctccacactcacagcacagagcttgcttgggattctctgtctctccctctctctctctctttctctctctgcctctgtctgctcctcccctgttcattcgtGCACATGCgtgagttctttctctctctcaaaataaatacatgaatttttgaaaagttaaaaaaataaaaatgtatgaggAATAATGAACATAGTGAGTATTCATGTATTCACCATAAATCTTCATATATAAAAtctttctggggtacctgggtagctcagtgggttaagtgtccgacttcagctcaggtcatgatctcattcctAGAGTTCgcaccccgcatcaggctctgtactgacagctcagagcctggagcctgcttgggattctgtgtctccctctctctgcccctcccctgcttacactgtgtctctttctaaataaataaattaattaaacattagatataaaatctttctttgaggtttatttattttgagagagtgcaagcaggggaggggcaagaagagagggggacagaggatctgaagtgggctccggggcacctgggtggctcagtcggttaagcaactgacttcagctcaggtcatgatctcgcagtttgtgggttcgagccccgcgtcgggctctgtgctgacagctcagagcctggagcctgcttcggattctgtgtctccttctctctctgttcctcccctgctggttctctgtctctctctgcctctcaaagataaataaacattaaaaaaaatttttttgaagtgggccctgtgctgacagcagagagcctgatgtgaggctcgaactcatgaattgtgatatcatgacctaagcagaagtcagacacttaactgacagagccactcaggcttgaataaaatattaagaatactCCTTGCTAATTACATCCCTTCCCTTTCTACCCAGAGGTAACCACAATCCTTAATTTGGTGTTTGTCATTCCCatgcatttattaatattttaatacatctaTGGGGGCTTTTTTGGGGGGCATGTTTTTAgagtttatataatatattctacAACTTGCTAATTTCTGTGAGCTTTATTCATATGTGTAGTTgtggttcattcattttcatacatttcttcatgtttttccttCTAGGAACACCATCATGCGGGAGCTTGCTCCACAGTTCCAGATCCCATGGTCCATCCCCACAGAGGCTGAGGACATTCCCATTGTCCCTACCACATCTGGCACTATGTGAGCAAAAGTATAAAATCTGGAGTAACCTACTTAAGGCACCTGAATCAGACCAGTGGTTACTTTCTGACCCTATACCATATGACTAGTGGAGGCTGGGTATCTTCTAGGCAATTTCCTTAACCCTGCCTATATTCTTAATCTCAGTTTTTCCTCTGCTCTTTGACATGTCATGTAGGATGAAATGATGGGAGGTGGTGTGGGGTGGGTTGGAGGAAAGGCTCTAATGACATTCCCTATCTTAGGATGGAACTCCGTTGTGTCATTGCAATTATCCGTCATGGAGATCGTACTCCCAAGCAGAAAATGAAGATGGAGGTGACACATCCAAGGTAGGATGAATGTCCTGATTTAGACAAATAGTTTTTTGTGAGAGAGATGGGGATGGGGAAGTTCCCAAAGGCTTTGACTGTCTCACCCCATACTGAAGCTTTTCCTTACTTCTTcagatttttcagtctgtttgaAAAACATGGTGGCTACAAGACAGGGAAATTAAAACTGAAGCGGCCTGAGCAGCTACAGGTAAGGTGGTGAGTTGGGCTGGGAGGAGCGAGGTGGGTATGGGATTGGGGGCCTCAGTGAGAGACCAGGATGAAAGGGTAACTGCCCAGGACTTGGTCTCCTTCATGGATACCCTATTATTTCCTCCAGGAGGTGCTGGACATCACAAGGCTGTTACTGGCTGAACTGGAGAAAGAACCAGGTGGTGAGATCGAGGAGAAGACTGGGAAACTAGAGCAGCTGAAGTCTGTGCTGGAGATGTGAGAAAGGGGATAGGAGAGGGGAGCCAATGACAGTGAGAACTAGGTGCTGGGGTAGAAAGTAAACTGAGTTTATCCTGCAGGTATGGTCATTTCTCAGGCATCAACCGGAAGGTGCAGTTGACTTACTACCCTCATGGAGTAAAAGCTACTAATGAGGGGCAAGGTAAGATATAATACTCCCTTCCTATTACCACTCAAGTCTCTTATTCTTAAACCTTTAGATGACCTGAGGgtgctctgactcttgatttcagctcaagtcgtgatttcacggttcgtgggttcaagccccacatcaggctctgcactgacaatgtggagcctgcttgggattctctctctctctctctctctctctctctctctctgcacctctcctacTTGCgctcttgcctctctctctttctcaaaataaataaacttaaaaaaataaacaaaacccttgggatgagccctgggtgttatacgtaggagatgaatcactggattctacacctgaaaacattattgtactatatgctaactaacttggttgtaaattaaaatatagaaataaataataaaaaacaaaacctttagaTGACCTCTACCCCAGATCACCATTCTGGGCTCCTCAGAAGACCTGACATTTAGATGTCCCcactactttcctttttttttcttttcttttttttttttttaatgtttatttattttggtgggggggaggggcgggtagagagaggggacagaggatccaaagccggctctgtgctgacagcagacagcccaaagGAAAGGCTCTTGAACTCATAGatcttaagatcatgacctgagccgaagctggacatttaactgactgagccacccagctgccccccctCCCAGCTATTTTTCTTAGATCTAGACCTATTCACTTCCCCTTATTCCTGCAGATCCACAGCGGGAggccctgtccccttctctgttgCTGGTACTGAAGTGGGGTGGAGAACTGACTCCTGATGGCCGTGTTCAGGCTGAGGAGCTGGGACGAGCTTTTCGCTGCATGTACCCTGGAGGACAGGGTGAGTGAGTGTCTGGGGGGCAAATAACAGGGCTTGGATGAGATGATTAGAGAATAAATTGGGggaatgaagagacagaggcaaTGGGAAAGTTAAAGGGGGAAAGAAGCATTCTTTCTTCCATGTGGGTATGTATAGCAGTCCATTCTTGgtcctcccctttctcccccagGTGACTATGCTGGCTTCCCTGGTTGTGGGCTGCTTCGTCTCCATAGCACTTTCCGCCATGATCTCAAGATCTATGCCTCTGATGAGGGCCGTGTCCAGATGACTGCTGCTGCCTTTGCTAAGGTGCACACTATAGTTCTTTCACAGTCCCAGCTTCCATTAGATAGAGAAGCTAAGAGTTTGGAGAACTAGTTGGGAAATGTCAGGGTGTTTATGTGCTGACTCAGAGAAGTTTCTGCTTGTGTCTGACCCATTCTGTACCACTGAGAATGAGCTGAGAATAATTAAGTGGGCGTAGGCACCTTGACCTGTACTCCTCGCCTCTATACCAGCTCTCATTTGATCTCTGAGACCATTTAGGCTTAGGGGAAGTAGACTGGAAGGAAAACTAATAGATTTTGTGCTTCCCCTCCAGGGCCTTCTGGCTCTAGAAGGGGAGCTAACACCCATTTTGGTACAAATGGTGAAGAGTGCCAACATGAATGGGCTACTGGACAGCGATGGCGATTCCTTGAGCAGCTGCCAGCACCGGGTGAAGGCTCGACTGCACCATATTTTGCAACAGGATGCACCCTTTGGTCCTGAGGATTATGATCAGGTCAGGCTCTCCCTATTTTTGTGCCCAATGTACCGCCATCCCAGATTCCTAGAATTCTAACTAATGGTGATCAGTAATGGTACTTACTACATTGTAGACACTGCTTTCcatacattttctcattcaatCTTTACCCTTTGAGTTAAGTATGGGTCTATAATCTCTTActcataatttcaaaaataaaaaagatcaagcACCAAGATTCATTTGGTAGCAAAACCTGACATGATAAGACTATTTCTAATTcttggggctcctaggtggctcagtcagtttagcctccgactcttgatttcagctcaggtcataatctatgggttcaagccccgcatccagctccaCATGGACAGTGCaaattctgcttgggattctgtttgtctatctgtctgtctctctctttctctctctctctctctctctcctgcttgggattctgtttgtctatctgtctgtctctctctttctctctctctctctctctctctctgtccttcccctgcttgcactgtctctcaaaataaataaataaacttaaaaaaaaaagactattactaattcctatttattttgtttagtgtaAATAGTCATATATTGTGCTGCAGAAACATAAATGTGTTTAGTTATGCCCTCAGTCCTGCTAGAGGTATTATATAACATATGACTATGTGCTATATTAATTCTAAAGTCTGAAAAATTCTCAGTTCTAAAACAGTcagtcccaaagattttgaatgaaataatgtttcagttatttattgctACTTAAAAAACTACCCCAAAACTGAGTAACTTAAAACAATATCCATTTTATCTTACTCATAGTTCTAGGTTCACCTGGTCTTCCTTGGGGTCTCTCCTAAAACTGCCCAGATGTTGTCCATGTGTTGGGGCTGAAaccatctgaaggcttgactgggtcGCTAAGATAGCTGGGTTCTCTCCCACTTTATGCTCTACCTATAGTCTTAGAGCCTCTCCTCTCCATATGTTTTCTCCATGTGGTTTCTCTAGCATGGTAGCCAGACTTCTTAAATGGTAGCTTAGGACATCCCAAAAGCAGAAGCTTCCaagctcttttatatttttaaaaaatattttatttttaagtaacctctacacccaacatggggctcaaactcacaaccctgaggtcaagagccaaacactctactgactgagccatctaggtgcctcCTTccaagctcttttattttttattttcagttttttaatttagagagagagtgcactcaagcaggggagaggagcaaaagagagagagaatcttaagcagactccatgctcagtgcagagcctaacatggggcttgatcccatgaccctgagattatgacctgaaccaaaatcaagaatcgtatgctcaaccgaatgagctgcccaggcaccccccgaGCTCTTTTAAAGTATATGTCAAGACTTAATTAGTTAAATGTAactttgctttttggttttgttttattttattttattttattttggttaagCAGTCACAGGGCCAGTACACAGTGTAGATTGTAGGCAAGAAGAAGGTAACAAAGAGTTAATGACCATATTTAATCCACCATAGGAACTGTGGACTTGTACTacttttcccccattttaaaaatgagaaaacctaACCTCAGAAAAATTTAAGCAACCTTTCCAAGGTCACCTAATTAGTATTAACCTAAAGAGTCTAACCTGAGAGCCCGGACTGTTCACCACTATAGTGTACTGTCTCACGGTAGTAATCACAGTGGATGCCATTACCCAATGTTATCTTTTTTTGCTGTGTATCCAGACCTTGATTGACTGGGAATCATATGCCAGACAGTGATTTTGTACTATCCTCCCACTGATAGCTCCTCATTTCTgatggatttgttttttaaagaaagtatatttttatagaagCTGTAGAACcccttgaatcttttttttaagattttttttttttttgagttatctGTACACTCAGcatgggttcaaactcacaacctcaagatcaagagttgactgctctaccgactgagccagccaggtgccccccacttgAATCATTTTAAAGTGTGTAGTTCAGTGTATTAAGTATATTCAGTTAAGTCTATTCACAATATGGTGTAACCATTTCTGATGGGTTCTTCAATGAGCTAAGTAGCTGAGAACATTGTCTGGAGAATggcattttttgtatttttctctgagCAGGACTTAATAAGGACAGGACCTTGCTCTCTTATTTTCCAATCAGTGTCAAATTCAAAAGCTAaagcactttttctttctctcttgcttctttttgCTAGCAAAAATGGGACTTGTGAGGACCTAGGTTGAATATGTGTTTTCCACCCATAATCCTCTTTTCACTTCCCCATTCTTCATTGACTGTCACTGTCCTGAAAGCTTGAGCTGGAATCTAGTTCTGAGGCAAGACCTCTACTGTAGGTTCAAGCTAACATTTTGTTTAGAGGAATAAGATTTTGTTACCTCTGTTACCCACTCATGAAAACCTTGTGTAGGGATTGTGAGGGGTTGGTTTAATctttattcctcagtattttccatgtatattttagAACCCCCCAATAAAAGAACctaggtttattttatttcctctggatTCTAAGGCTTTTACCCTCAACCCTCCTTAGATGACTGTGTGTTTGAGCAATCCTCTCATCTTGGAACTGGTGGTctgccctgtagcccaggaattcTCATTAGAGTGAGCCTATAAACAGATCTTACTGGCAGACAGTTTCTGTAATAGGCTCACAGGATTCTgcacaatcagcacagagcctatctTGCTTTTCATCTCTCTGTTGCTCATAGCTCGCTCCCACTGGAAGCACTTCCCTCCTCAACTCCATGGCTATCATCCAGAATCCTGTAAAGGTCTGTGATCAGGTATTTGCCCTGATTGAAAACCTCACTCATCAGATCCGGGAAAGGATGCAGGACCCCAAGTCTGTAGGTGGGTATGAATAGTACTATCTTCCCTTCAAGGTTTCAGGTATGGATGGGTTACTCAGGCACTCCTGTGCCCTCTTCTAAGTGTCTGAAACAAGGCATCCTCATCTCTCTGATTCTACTGCAGATTTTTTAGGGTCTTTTGTTGAAGGTAAAATCTTTGGTTCTTTCTGACTGTCTGTCTTCCTTCCAGACCTGCAACTCTACCACAGTGAGACTCTAGAGCTCATGCTACAGCGTTGGAGCAAGCTGGAGCGTGACTTTCGACAGAAGAGTGGGCGCTATGATATCAGTAAGATCCCTGACATCTATGACTGTGTCAAGTATGATGTGCAGCACAACGGGAATCTGGGACTTCAAGGCACAGCAGAGTTACTACGTCTCTCTAAGGCACTGGCTGATGTGGTCATTCCCCAGGTGTGTCTCATAGCCTGGGGCactgggaaaggaaggggagaaaagcagaaaggagggATGGTGTGGGAACCAGGGAAAGAAAACTTAGAGAAAGAATTAGTTGAGTTGCTATATTTGTCAGGGTTCACTCTGGCTCTGAGTAAGTGCAAGAGGCTAACTGAGGAGACACCTGGAGAGGGGGAATGTGGTGGATATGAAAGAAACTCTAGACCTGAGGTGAAGACAAGCATCATCTTGGGCCTGGGAGTATGAGGCAAGAGGGAAACAAGATTCATCGACGTACTTATTCCTGGCCTGTGGCCCCTAGGAATACGGGATCAGTCGGGAGGAGAAACTGGAAATTGCTGTGGGCTTCTGTCTTCCACTGTTGCGGAAGATACTACTTGACCTGCAGAGAACCCACGAGGATGAGTCTGTCAACAAGCTGCATCCCCTGtgagggagggctgggaggggtgctggatggagggaggggcatATCAGGGAGCCCTGGGAGGAATCCAGGCTGGTACAGCTTGGGGAACCAAGAATAGAAGGGGTCCTGGGATAGAAAGGAAAGCAGTCTTTGAGTTGGGAGGAAAGAGTTTGTGGAAGGGTGGGAAGAAGATTATCTGACAGTGTGAATGACTTAGCTCTTATCTTAGGTACTCTCGAGGGGTGCTCTCCCCAGGTCGCCATGTTCGAACACGTCTCTATTTCACCAGTGAAAGCCATGTCCATTCCCTACTCAGTGTATTCCGTTATGGGGGACTTCTTGATGTAAGGATCCTCCTTCCTTCAACGTATGAACATTTATTCCAAGCATTCTTTTACTCTCCTCTTCCTGCTTTTTATTACAAGCCTTCTgtattctctttgtctccctgccccttccctgacttCCTAGTCCTTGGTCATTGACTTTCATCTTCTTTTGTTCGGTAGGAGACCCAGGATGCACAATGGCAGCGAGCTTTGGCTTATCTTAGTGCCATTTCAGAGCTCAACTATATGACCCAGATTGTCATCATGCTTTATGAGGACAACACACGGGTGAGGAGCATTagccaatgggggggggggggtaatgagggtgccctttctttctccttaattCTCATCTTAGAAACTTTCATATCCTTATAATTTGTAGAATTCAGCTAGGTGTGACACCCAAGGACAGCATGTCACAGAGCATCCAGGAGATTCCTTCTGGaacaaaaaaaagtgttttgggaTGGTGTTGAGCCAGAGAGCTATCAGACAACATAGCTCTGCATTAGGGAGGGTATAGAATTTGGGATGATGTTATGATGAGTCTTTTTCACTCAAACATTATTATACGTTTTTCATCTGGCTTCACAAAGGTATCTTTAACTGTGCTGCTGTATGTACTGTAGCAAAACTGAATTACTGTGAGAGAAGGATGGAAAGAGTTGTAGAACTGGAGGCTAGAAAGTTGTGTGGGGTGGTGGATCACAAATGGTAGAAGTGAAGTAATGAGGAATCTTTAACACTAGACTATAGTTAAGGGGAAGCTTACGATAGATCAGCCCCAAAGTGGAGTAAGATACTGGAACCTCATCCCTGGGAGGATATATCCTCTTGAGTTCTTCTCTGTTGTCCCTGCCTGGTCTTCCACCACCATATTCAGCTTTTCCAACTGCCCCTTCATCTGTTGATGCCCCATAGGATCCCTTATCAGAGGAGCGGTTCCATGTGGAGCTACACTTCAGCCCTGGAGTAAAAGGTGTTGAGGAAGAAGGCAACGCCCCAACTGGCTATGGATTCCGTCCAGCTTCTTCTGAGGTGGGTTGGAGTGCTGGGGTTTTAGATTAGAGGATTTAGGAACCAAGTGGTGGGAAACTTGAAAACAGTACAGGGAGGTAAGAGGGTTGGGGGTCTAGGATTAGAAGGCTGGAGGCCATTAACTCCTCTTGAATCTGTGCTTGTTGTTGGGTAGAATGAAGAGATGAAAGCAGACCAAGGCAGCATGGAGAACCTGTGCCCAGGGAAGGCATCGGATGAGCCAGACCGGGCATTGCAGACTTCACCTCAGCCCCCTGAGGGCCCTGGCCTCCCAAGGAGATCACCCCTCATTCGTAACCGAAAAGCCGGCTCCATGGAGGTAATAGGAGGGGCTTGGGAGAAAGAAGTGGTGGAATTGTTCATAGGACAATATCCATAAATCCTCTGAATCACTTTGGGGGGATTCTTGGCACCTTAAGCAGAGTCCTTCTGCCCCTGAtggatatgttttatttaatctccGTTTCATAGCTGGTCTCCCAATAAAGCTCCTTTAAGTTGGTTGCTACCTCTGAGATTAAGGAGATGTCAGTGAGAGGTGCCGAGAGATAGGATTTTAAGAGATGATAATGAGGAGGAGGCCTTTGGATGAATTTGAAAAGGCtgttctttaaaaggaaatatagtaGAAATAGCATGAACTCTGGGCTAAACTCCCAGGCTGATATCtagaagctgtgtgaccttggacaggtaaCTTCTCCAAGCCTCAAGTTTTTTTTTGTCTATGAAACACAAGCAATATCCACCatatagatgctcagtaaacagtagctataataataaaacaattgatACTAAAGGCCAGgctgtctccatctctttgtTCCCTTGGGTTAAAAACTATAGCTCAAACAGGAGCAATTATATAGCACTCTAATTTCATTCCTTTAGAGTTATCGGTATTCAttccagaaaggaaataaagtatgGAGGTCTCTCTGTGTTACCCTCTGTTCTGATGAGGAGATCTAGGGACCTGGGCCTGTGTCTGCCTCTAGGCCTGGTTCCAATTCTCTAGCCTAGAGGAAGTAACTGTTGTAAATATTACATTGTATCCAGCTAACTGTGCTGGGGTTTTTGTTCCTGGTTTTTTCCTGCAGAGTCTTTTCCTCTTGGGCCCAATGACACTCTTTTTGACCCCATGATTTATCCCTGTCTCAGTGACTCTGACTGTCCGATTTGGGTCCTGCTTTGACAGACAAATCTGTTCACCTGGCTTTGTACCAGCTCTCTGTCTTAAAGGAATTGATCTTTCATTTTAGGACTACTCAGAAGAATTTGCAACTAGCTTACATAGGTTCAGCCAGAGGTTTACGGTTCAGATTTTGGAGAAAGTTGGAAAGATAAACTGCACTCTGTTTTgggcttattttttcttcctgattattTTAAGATAGATTTGATGTTGTGACTACTCAGAGCTTCTTTAAGTGTGGTATGCATCATTTTCCCTTTGATGTATAAGTTAACTTAGTATCCATAATATACTAGTACCCTGCAGACTCATGTGACTAGATCAAATGGACAGAATGATGTATAATCTTCCATCAATAAAATGCTTTTCCACATCTGAATGTCTTCCCCATTCACATCGTCTGCCAGTCTCTCTGGCACTGTTGTGCTTAACCCCCACTTTTCTGGTTTAAGCAGTCGAGAGACATAGGCAAAGCAGAGCCCTCTGTGTATCATCTCTCAGACTTGAGGagttggcttttttctttcaggaCTATAGGGAAGCTTCCTGTTGTAATCACATTCCTTCCTTTTAGTTCCTAGTGTTACTTATACCATGGCTTATCCAGGATGATGGTAGCCCAAGATATGTTCCTCAGTTTTGCAAGAAAATTGTCTCTTTACTCCTTGGTCACACAgccttttaatattaatatttcctttccttattctATAGGTATAGGCATTGGTAGTTTTATCCTTATTGACTACAACGCTTCCCCCATCCCTTCTTCTGCTCTTGTCATCTCATATTTTTGGACAGTTTTAGAATATAGATCTGTGACCTTCATAGCAGCTGTGCCCTAGGTAATGATCCTCTCCAGGTCTATAACTAGCTCTGCCTCACTGGGGCTTTTGGGAGCCTGGGAGTTAAAGGAGCCGTGACCGGCTTTCCACCCGGTCTGATTGCAGGTCATGAACATGCAGTGCACGGGGAACCTGGACCTGATCCCCTTGCGGGGACGGCGCCGCAGGAGGTCAGGAGACCTCCCCCGGCCTTCCCCAGCCATCGGCCTACAGCCCCGGGCTGTGTCCACCACTCACCTGGCATCCTGCACACAGGTGTCCCTCCCTACTtcatcttcctttcctgcctctaTCTTTGCCTTTTGGGACCTAGGGACTCAGAACATTATCTGGGGGTTGGAGGGTGTGTATGTTGGGGTTTGTGTGATTAGGCCTTCGTAGCCTTTTTAGAAATCTGTTACACGTCTCCAGACATGGAGGGGAGGGCCTCTTGGTTCAGATAAGAAACTGAGTGTGGTTGCCATAACCACAGTTGTCCCATGGAAAGAAGAGAGGGTAGCCAGactttatttcttattgttgCTCAGCTATTGTGATTGGCTTTCTGAATCCCATGGAGGGATAGATAAGATTAAGGAATACTGCTCTGCTGAGAACTGAAAATAGTTGAATAATGATTTCTCAGATTTGGGATAGAAGGGCAATGGGGACAGGCATCTTGGAAATACAAGTGCCTTCTGGTATGGGATTCCCTGTACAGTTCCCTCTGCGAAGTACATTCTTCAttcccttttcattcttcttcccCCATAAAAATCTTTTGATTCTTCCAGACTTTCTGACATTGCTTGGCTTTATAGGGGCAGGAATTCTGGACCAGGGTTTTAGACTTCTTGGTTGAGGTGCCAAAATGGTAATACAGAGTCCTTTCTCTCCAGGTGCTTTCTGAGACTTCATCCTCGAGGCCTGGTGGCTACCGGCTCTTTTCATCTGCACGGCCACCAACGGAGATGAAGCAGAGTGGCCTAGGTATGGTCTTCCAGCATCTCACCTGTTGTTGTTGGGGAGGTGTGTCTGTCTGTTCCTCAGGGTTTTATTGTGGGAAACCTTAGTCATGGGTGTTGGGGTCATTTCAGTCTGTGGAATTGTCGGTGGGGCTAGGGAGGATGAATTGGGAGAAGCCAT is part of the Neofelis nebulosa isolate mNeoNeb1 chromosome 7, mNeoNeb1.pri, whole genome shotgun sequence genome and encodes:
- the PPIP5K1 gene encoding inositol hexakisphosphate and diphosphoinositol-pentakisphosphate kinase 1 isoform X15, with the protein product MYLQVYTVGPDYAHAEARKSPALDGKVERDSEGKEIRYPVMLTAMEKLVARKVCVAFKQTVCGFDLLRANGHSFVCDVNGFSFVKNSMKYYDDCAKILGNTIMRELAPQFQIPWSIPTEAEDIPIVPTTSGTMMELRCVIAIIRHGDRTPKQKMKMEVTHPRFFSLFEKHGGYKTGKLKLKRPEQLQEVLDITRLLLAELEKEPGGEIEEKTGKLEQLKSVLEMYGHFSGINRKVQLTYYPHGVKATNEGQDPQREALSPSLLLVLKWGGELTPDGRVQAEELGRAFRCMYPGGQGDYAGFPGCGLLRLHSTFRHDLKIYASDEGRVQMTAAAFAKGLLALEGELTPILVQMVKSANMNGLLDSDGDSLSSCQHRVKARLHHILQQDAPFGPEDYDQLAPTGSTSLLNSMAIIQNPVKVCDQVFALIENLTHQIRERMQDPKSVDLQLYHSETLELMLQRWSKLERDFRQKSGRYDISKIPDIYDCVKYDVQHNGNLGLQGTAELLRLSKALADVVIPQEYGISREEKLEIAVGFCLPLLRKILLDLQRTHEDESVNKLHPLYSRGVLSPGRHVRTRLYFTSESHVHSLLSVFRYGGLLDETQDAQWQRALAYLSAISELNYMTQIVIMLYEDNTRDPLSEERFHVELHFSPGVKGVEEEGNAPTGYGFRPASSENEEMKADQGSMENLCPGKASDEPDRALQTSPQPPEGPGLPRRSPLIRNRKAGSMEVMNMQCTGNLDLIPLRGRRRRRSGDLPRPSPAIGLQPRAVSTTHLASCTQVLSETSSSRPGGYRLFSSARPPTEMKQSGLGSQCTGLFSTTVLGGSSSAPNLQDYARSHGKKLPPASLKHRDELLFVPAVKRFSVSFAKHPTNELLDDQHPVVRLLRSFSSDCPGGRPVSLDATLAHHLHQCSYHLRLFRNWLRSGQDDPECLYGFEGCSMVPTIYPLETLHNALSLRQVSEFLSTVCQRHTDAQAQASAALFDSMHSNQASDSPFSPPRTLHSPTLQLRQRSEKPPWYSSGPSSTVSSAGPSSPTAVDGNCHFGFSDQPSVSSHMIEEHQGLGMLPGNGEQEFPVEGMQEPIEPSQSSQEPPVETSQPCQEVSEEISQPCQEVPDISQPCQDIPEEFSQPCQEVPVISQPCQKDHDNVNQICQEVPQIHQPCQKASQLCQKISEEACHLCQENPEEVSRPCQEVSVEVGRLAHGFPVGVGGLVQEIGVEVGKPAQEIPEELSESCQFFVEVGRLIQEASAINLLSQDIPEVDKPSQEFPGEDDLQVQEVPEVNQQSWVFPEVTDQLPGEDIPQAQCQSSDPNPQSQSLACNQHSPLPPATCD